From the Nocardiopsis changdeensis genome, one window contains:
- a CDS encoding ferredoxin produces the protein MVNPAPGLRLAADADVCAGAGQCVRAAPELFDQDDDGLVVLLAADVPEDSRARALDAVDLCPSGAIALRGHPAPPAPDTGADRLPPGP, from the coding sequence GTGGTGAACCCCGCCCCCGGACTGCGCCTGGCCGCCGACGCGGACGTGTGCGCGGGCGCCGGGCAGTGCGTGCGCGCCGCCCCCGAACTCTTCGACCAGGACGACGACGGCCTGGTGGTCCTCCTCGCCGCCGACGTCCCGGAGGACTCCCGGGCCCGCGCCCTGGACGCGGTCGACCTGTGCCCCTCCGGTGCGATCGCCCTCCGGGGACACCCCGCTCCCCCCGCTCCCGACACGGGGGCGGACCGACTCCCCCCTGGGCCGTGA
- a CDS encoding ABC transporter substrate-binding protein: MRRRSLLAALCAATLAASGCSGGGDAPAGADPATTLRYAAVGAPAATTNDPHGRVGNEADYLRFAMLYDVLTVLDEQGVVQPRLAESWEPEDGDLTHWHVTLRRDAVFSDGAPVTADDVLFSLRRIQGKGAENNGRLSMFDLEASSARGDHELELVTRQPYAEVGAALASLTFVVPDGADDITEPVPGSGPFVLEEADDTTAVLTRNGDWWGPEGGADRLEITAMPDPAARAAAVASGQADVAGSVAPATAEQYAGGGEVEVVTRPGGVNYPLVMDLETEPFDDPAVREAVKLALDREALVDTVFLGYGEPGADLVAPSEPFAPSAEPIGRDLDRARELLEEAGHGDGVSLTLHATNSYPGMEEAAVLVSEQLAEAGIEARVEVGPPDTYWTEVWNVEPFYLNSLGGNGFVDFSRMALLADGPINETGWNDEEWDADFHTALATPDEGERHALLGDLQQRLADDGGYVVWGLGDGIDLTAPGVSGLPTGPGFHRLRIEQVEVSG; this comes from the coding sequence ATGCGACGACGATCCCTCCTCGCGGCCCTGTGCGCCGCGACCCTGGCCGCCTCCGGGTGCTCCGGGGGCGGGGACGCCCCGGCCGGCGCGGACCCGGCGACGACCCTGCGCTACGCGGCGGTCGGCGCGCCCGCGGCCACCACGAACGACCCGCACGGCCGGGTCGGCAACGAGGCCGACTACCTGCGCTTCGCCATGCTCTACGACGTGCTCACCGTCCTCGACGAGCAGGGCGTGGTGCAGCCCCGGCTCGCCGAGTCGTGGGAGCCGGAGGACGGGGACCTCACGCACTGGCACGTCACCCTGCGCCGGGACGCGGTCTTCTCCGACGGCGCTCCGGTCACCGCCGACGACGTCCTCTTCTCCCTGCGCCGCATCCAGGGCAAGGGGGCCGAGAACAACGGCCGCCTGTCCATGTTCGACCTGGAGGCGTCCTCGGCCCGGGGCGACCACGAACTGGAGCTGGTCACCCGTCAGCCCTACGCCGAGGTCGGCGCGGCCCTGGCCTCCCTGACGTTCGTCGTCCCCGACGGCGCCGACGACATCACCGAGCCCGTCCCCGGCTCGGGTCCCTTCGTCCTGGAGGAGGCCGACGACACCACGGCGGTCCTGACCCGCAACGGGGACTGGTGGGGGCCGGAGGGCGGAGCGGACCGGCTGGAGATCACCGCCATGCCCGACCCGGCGGCCCGCGCGGCCGCGGTCGCCTCCGGCCAGGCGGACGTCGCCGGGAGCGTGGCCCCCGCCACCGCCGAGCAGTACGCCGGGGGCGGGGAGGTCGAGGTGGTCACCCGGCCCGGCGGGGTCAACTACCCGCTGGTGATGGACCTGGAGACCGAGCCCTTCGACGACCCGGCGGTGCGCGAGGCGGTCAAGCTCGCCCTGGACCGGGAGGCGCTCGTCGACACCGTCTTCCTCGGCTACGGGGAGCCCGGCGCGGACCTCGTCGCCCCCTCGGAGCCCTTCGCCCCGTCGGCCGAGCCGATCGGGCGGGACCTCGACCGGGCCCGCGAACTGCTGGAGGAGGCCGGGCACGGAGACGGCGTCTCCCTCACCCTGCACGCCACCAACTCCTACCCGGGCATGGAGGAGGCGGCGGTGCTGGTCTCCGAGCAGCTCGCCGAGGCCGGCATCGAGGCGCGGGTCGAGGTCGGCCCGCCCGACACCTACTGGACCGAGGTGTGGAACGTCGAGCCCTTCTACCTCAACAGCCTGGGCGGGAACGGGTTCGTGGACTTCTCCCGCATGGCCCTGCTCGCCGACGGCCCGATCAACGAGACCGGCTGGAACGACGAGGAGTGGGACGCCGACTTCCACACGGCCCTGGCCACCCCCGACGAGGGCGAGCGCCACGCCCTGCTGGGCGACCTCCAGCAGCGCCTCGCCGACGACGGCGGATACGTGGTCTGGGGGCTCGGCGACGGCATCGACCTCACCGCCCCCGGCGTGAGCGGCCTGCCCACCGGGCCGGGCTTCCACCGGCTGCGGATCGAGCAGGTCGAGGTCTCGGGTTGA
- a CDS encoding ABC transporter permease has product MTRPTGAAPQGAAPRSPGAPLLGPLAALARACLLLVAVSAVVFAATSLLPGDAAELRATPGATPDQVRELREELGQEGPPWRLYADWAAGMLRGDPGTSLVNGRPVLDAVLQRLPATATLVGASLALAAPAMLLLGGWAGAARRGRGTATALLTGGAAVPVAVTASGLAALLSGVLGLVPAVSLLPPGEPPVRHPELLVLPVLSMALPTALFGGGLLAGAVADAASRPHVADARRRGRPLWAIAAVDVLPFLLAPFLRVLAVSAGGLIAAATVVETLFGYPGLGSLLVSSIASRDVPVIQAVAVSAAAVVLAGTALADAVAGGTDPRRRPW; this is encoded by the coding sequence TTGACGCGTCCGACAGGGGCGGCGCCGCAGGGCGCCGCCCCCCGGTCCCCGGGGGCCCCGCTCCTGGGGCCGCTCGCGGCCCTGGCCCGGGCCTGCCTGCTCCTCGTCGCGGTGTCGGCGGTCGTCTTCGCCGCCACCTCCCTGCTGCCCGGGGACGCCGCCGAGCTGCGGGCGACCCCCGGCGCCACGCCGGACCAGGTCCGCGAACTGCGCGAGGAGCTTGGCCAGGAGGGGCCGCCCTGGCGGCTCTACGCCGACTGGGCCGCGGGCATGCTGCGCGGGGACCCGGGGACCTCCCTGGTCAACGGCCGCCCCGTCCTGGACGCCGTCCTCCAGCGGCTGCCCGCCACGGCCACCCTGGTCGGCGCCTCCCTGGCCCTGGCCGCACCCGCGATGCTCCTCCTGGGCGGGTGGGCGGGCGCGGCGCGGCGGGGCCGCGGCACCGCGACCGCGCTGCTCACCGGCGGGGCGGCGGTGCCGGTGGCGGTGACCGCCTCGGGACTGGCCGCCCTGCTGTCCGGGGTGCTCGGGCTGGTCCCGGCGGTCTCCCTGCTCCCGCCGGGGGAGCCGCCGGTCCGCCACCCGGAGCTCCTGGTCCTGCCGGTGCTGTCCATGGCCCTGCCCACCGCCCTGTTCGGCGGCGGGCTCCTGGCCGGAGCGGTCGCCGACGCCGCCTCCCGCCCCCACGTGGCCGACGCCCGCCGCCGCGGGCGGCCCCTGTGGGCGATCGCCGCGGTGGACGTCCTCCCGTTCCTGCTCGCCCCCTTCCTGCGGGTCCTGGCGGTGAGCGCGGGAGGTCTCATCGCCGCCGCCACCGTCGTGGAGACCCTCTTCGGCTACCCCGGCCTGGGCTCCCTGCTGGTCTCCTCCATCGCCTCGCGGGACGTCCCCGTGATCCAGGCGGTCGCCGTGTCCGCCGCCGCGGTCGTGCTGGCGGGCACCGCCCTCGCCGACGCGGTGGCGGGCGGCACCGACCCCCGGAGGCGGCCGTGGTGA
- a CDS encoding ABC transporter permease, with the protein MSRALTAAVLVAVLAAAALGGLAAPYDPTAPVSAPWQGPGAGHPLGTDALGRDVWSRVLAGGAGLLSVSFAAALAASLAGVGAGLAAGWYGGWTDRVLSHLADLLLAVPSLLLALVVAVALPGNAAVVTATVCGGAPLTLRVVRDAVRAIRGAGYVEAARGRGERSASILVREVLPAMKGVVTADLGLRIVVALQIASALNVLGFGPAPPAPDWALMLRENMLGVAMNPWSVAAPALAIGLTTVALALSVHLVTARGPGAPRRRKDTRAGI; encoded by the coding sequence GTGAGCCGCGCACTCACCGCCGCCGTCCTGGTCGCGGTCCTGGCCGCGGCGGCGCTGGGCGGCCTGGCCGCCCCGTACGACCCGACCGCCCCGGTCTCGGCCCCCTGGCAGGGGCCGGGCGCGGGGCACCCGCTGGGCACCGACGCCCTGGGCCGCGACGTGTGGTCCCGGGTCCTCGCCGGAGGGGCCGGGCTCCTCTCCGTCTCCTTCGCCGCCGCCCTGGCCGCCTCCCTGGCCGGGGTCGGCGCCGGGCTGGCCGCCGGCTGGTACGGCGGCTGGACCGACCGGGTCCTGAGCCACCTGGCCGACCTCCTGCTGGCGGTCCCCTCCCTGCTGCTGGCCCTCGTGGTGGCCGTGGCCCTGCCCGGGAACGCCGCCGTCGTCACGGCGACCGTGTGCGGAGGGGCGCCGCTCACCCTGCGGGTGGTCCGCGACGCGGTGCGCGCGATCCGCGGCGCCGGGTACGTGGAGGCGGCCCGCGGCCGCGGTGAGCGCTCCGCGTCGATCCTGGTCCGCGAGGTGCTGCCCGCCATGAAGGGGGTCGTCACCGCCGACCTGGGGCTGCGGATCGTGGTGGCGCTCCAGATCGCCTCCGCCCTCAACGTCCTGGGGTTCGGACCCGCTCCGCCCGCCCCGGACTGGGCGCTGATGCTGCGGGAGAACATGCTCGGCGTCGCCATGAACCCGTGGTCCGTGGCCGCGCCGGCCCTGGCGATCGGCCTCACCACGGTCGCCCTGGCGCTCTCGGTCCACCTCGTCACCGCCCGGGGCCCCGGAGCCCCGCGGCGCAGAAAGGACACCCGTGCCGGGATATGA
- a CDS encoding ABC transporter ATP-binding protein gives MPGYEISGLRVEDGSGRTVAGPLDLSVPSGGVAALMGESGCGKTSAVLGALDALPAGLRRAAGRVRWNGVPVPAGRAARLWRRAHVGLLGQDPSADLHPLRTVAGLVAEGRAGGSRREQAEAADRVLRGLGLDPRMLSRRRPHELSGGQARRVALARAVVGDPDLLVLDEPTSGLDPATLELVVGILDGRRGRPGRATIVITHDRAFAERVADTVAVVGDAPPERSGPLRSVPVVPARGEPVLELRSLSVGAPGGGPLLLEGVDLAVPPGGFVALVGPSGSGKSTLLRTLAGLHPPASGSAAVSGSPLPERVEDRPRGLLRAVQFVGQDPAGALHPSHRLGTALARPARVLLGEPRGRALERAASLAAEVGLPPDALARTPGGLSGGQRQRAAIARALAAEPRVLLADEVTSALDAHSARTVLDLLDALRAERGLAVLLATHDRAVAARADLVLAVDPERRALVPDPLVPVPAERRAGR, from the coding sequence GTGCCGGGATATGAGATCAGCGGCCTGCGGGTCGAGGACGGCTCCGGCCGCACCGTCGCCGGTCCGCTCGACCTGTCCGTGCCGTCCGGCGGCGTCGCGGCCCTCATGGGCGAGTCCGGCTGCGGCAAGACCAGCGCGGTCCTGGGCGCGCTCGACGCCCTGCCCGCCGGGCTGCGCCGGGCGGCCGGGCGGGTGCGGTGGAACGGGGTCCCCGTCCCGGCCGGGAGGGCCGCCCGGCTGTGGCGGCGCGCCCACGTCGGCCTGCTCGGCCAGGACCCCTCCGCGGACCTGCACCCCCTGCGCACCGTCGCGGGCCTGGTCGCGGAGGGCCGTGCCGGCGGGTCCCGGCGCGAACAGGCCGAGGCCGCGGACCGCGTCCTGCGCGGCCTGGGACTGGACCCGCGAATGCTCTCCCGCCGCCGCCCGCACGAGCTCTCCGGAGGCCAGGCCCGGAGGGTGGCCCTGGCCCGGGCCGTCGTCGGCGACCCCGACCTGCTGGTCCTGGACGAGCCCACCAGCGGCCTGGACCCGGCCACGCTGGAACTCGTGGTCGGGATCCTGGACGGGCGCCGGGGGAGGCCCGGACGGGCCACGATCGTCATCACCCACGACCGGGCGTTCGCCGAGAGGGTGGCCGACACCGTGGCCGTGGTCGGTGACGCCCCGCCGGAACGGTCCGGACCGCTCCGGTCGGTGCCGGTCGTGCCAGCCCGGGGGGAACCGGTCCTGGAGCTGCGCTCGCTGTCCGTCGGCGCCCCCGGAGGCGGCCCCCTGCTGCTGGAGGGGGTCGACCTGGCGGTCCCGCCGGGCGGGTTCGTCGCCCTCGTCGGCCCCTCGGGCAGCGGCAAGTCCACCCTGCTGCGCACCCTGGCCGGGCTGCACCCGCCGGCCTCCGGGAGCGCCGCGGTGTCGGGGAGCCCCCTGCCCGAACGGGTCGAGGACCGGCCGCGCGGCCTGCTGCGCGCCGTCCAGTTCGTCGGCCAGGACCCGGCGGGCGCACTCCACCCCTCGCACCGGCTGGGCACGGCCCTGGCCCGCCCCGCGAGGGTCCTGCTGGGGGAGCCGCGCGGACGGGCGCTGGAGCGGGCCGCCTCCCTGGCCGCCGAGGTCGGCCTGCCCCCCGACGCGCTGGCCCGGACCCCCGGCGGGCTCTCGGGCGGACAGCGCCAGAGGGCGGCGATCGCCCGCGCCCTGGCGGCCGAGCCGCGCGTCCTCCTCGCCGACGAGGTGACCTCGGCCCTGGACGCCCACAGCGCCCGGACCGTCCTGGACCTGCTGGACGCCCTGCGCGCCGAACGCGGCCTGGCCGTCCTGCTGGCGACCCACGACCGCGCCGTGGCGGCCCGCGCGGACCTGGTCCTCGCGGTGGATCCGGAGCGCCGGGCCCTGGTCCCCGACCCGCTCGTCCCCGTCCCGGCCGAACGCCGGGCCGGCCGCTAG
- a CDS encoding helix-turn-helix domain-containing protein, with protein MDETGDDGAVLRAVGERLRRLRTGARMTLAELAERTGITPSTLSRLETGRLHPTLGQLLPLARVYRVPIDELVDAPPVGDPRVHLRPVRRFGLTFVPLTRRAGGVQAYKVVYPPARTLPAPELRTHEGHEWFYVLSGTVRLVLGTEQDLLLGAGEAAEFDTRVPHWIGNPAESAAAEVIAIFGTQGERVHLHGA; from the coding sequence ATGGACGAGACCGGGGACGACGGCGCGGTGCTGCGGGCCGTGGGCGAGCGGTTGCGGCGGCTGCGCACGGGGGCGCGGATGACCCTCGCCGAGCTGGCGGAGCGGACCGGGATCACCCCGAGCACGCTGTCGCGGCTGGAGACCGGGCGGCTGCACCCCACCCTGGGCCAGCTGCTCCCGCTCGCGCGCGTGTACCGGGTGCCGATCGACGAACTCGTGGACGCGCCCCCGGTGGGGGACCCGCGGGTGCACCTGCGCCCGGTGCGCCGCTTCGGCCTCACCTTCGTCCCGCTCACCCGGCGCGCGGGCGGGGTGCAGGCCTACAAGGTGGTCTACCCGCCCGCCCGGACGCTCCCCGCGCCCGAGCTGCGCACGCACGAGGGCCACGAGTGGTTCTACGTGCTCTCCGGCACCGTCCGGCTGGTCCTGGGCACCGAACAGGACCTGCTGCTGGGGGCGGGGGAGGCGGCCGAGTTCGACACCCGTGTCCCGCACTGGATCGGCAACCCCGCCGAGTCGGCCGCCGCGGAGGTCATCGCGATCTTCGGGACCCAGGGCGAGCGCGTCCACCTGCACGGGGCCTGA
- a CDS encoding SAM-dependent methyltransferase: MEPDTTRSPSGRGFWEQRYRDEDPSGPPPAPNPAFTALAGELSLVPPPSEGSRALELACGRGGDALWLAAAGWRVTAVDIAEHALSALAERARRAGLGDRLDVERHDLARSVPAPGSRDLVYANYFHTVVDLDRGAALRRAARSVADGGVFAVIDHGSSAPWSWEQRDDHPSAEDLWRSLGLGAGWTLLVCEGRSRLARGPHGGTATVVDTVVAARRRAGGGERA; encoded by the coding sequence ATGGAACCAGACACCACCCGATCCCCGTCCGGCCGCGGGTTCTGGGAGCAGCGGTACCGCGACGAGGACCCCTCGGGGCCGCCGCCCGCGCCCAACCCCGCCTTCACCGCACTGGCCGGCGAACTCTCCCTCGTGCCGCCCCCGTCGGAGGGGTCCCGGGCGCTCGAACTCGCCTGCGGCCGCGGCGGGGACGCCCTGTGGCTCGCCGCCGCGGGATGGCGCGTCACCGCCGTCGACATCGCGGAGCACGCCCTCTCCGCGCTGGCGGAGCGGGCCCGCAGAGCCGGCCTGGGGGACCGCCTCGACGTGGAGCGGCACGACCTGGCCCGGTCCGTTCCTGCGCCCGGGAGCCGGGACCTCGTCTACGCGAACTACTTCCACACCGTCGTGGACCTCGACCGCGGCGCCGCGCTGCGCCGGGCGGCGCGGTCCGTGGCCGACGGCGGGGTGTTCGCCGTCATCGACCACGGCTCCAGCGCGCCCTGGTCCTGGGAGCAGCGCGACGACCACCCGAGCGCAGAGGACCTGTGGCGCTCGCTCGGCCTCGGGGCCGGCTGGACCCTCCTCGTGTGCGAGGGGCGCTCCCGGCTCGCCCGCGGCCCCCACGGGGGGACGGCGACGGTGGTCGACACCGTGGTGGCGGCGCGCCGTCGGGCGGGCGGGGGTGAGCGCGCGTGA